One Lepus europaeus isolate LE1 chromosome 7, mLepTim1.pri, whole genome shotgun sequence DNA segment encodes these proteins:
- the BSX gene encoding brain-specific homeobox protein homolog, translating into MNLNFTSPLHPASSQRPTSFFIEDILLHKPKPLREVAPDHFASSLASRVPLLDYGYPLMPTPTLLAPHAHHPLHKGDHHHPYFLTTSGVPVPALFPHAQHADLPGKHCRRRKARTVFSDSQLSGLEKRFEIQRYLSTPERVELATALSLSETQVKTWFQNRRMKHKKQLRKSQDEPKAPDGPESPQGSPRGSEAAAAAAAAAAEARLSLPAGPFVLTEPEDEVDIGDEGELSSGPHVL; encoded by the exons ATGAACCTCAACTTCACCTCTCCTCTCCACCCTGCGTCTTCTCAGAGGCCCACATCCTTCTTCATCGAGGACATCCTGCTGCACAAGCCCAAGCCGCTGAGGGAGGTGGCCCCCGACCATTTCGCCAGTTCTCTGGCCTCCCGGGTGCCTCTGCTAGACTATGGCTACCCCCTCATGCCCACACCTACCCTCCTGGCTCCTCATGCCCATCACCCCCTGCATAAGGGAGACCACCACCACCCCTATTTCCTGACCACCTCGG GGGTGCCGGTGCCCGCGCTGTTCCCGCACGCGCAGCACGCGGACCTGCCGGGGAAGCACTGCCGCCGCCGAAAAGCTCGCACGGTTTTCTCTGACTCGCAGCTCTCGGGCCTGGAGAAGAGGTTCGAGATCCAGCGCTACCTGTCCACGCCAGAGCGGGTGGAGCTAGCCACGGCCCTCAGCCTGTCCGAGACGCAG GTGAAAACGTGGTTCCAGAACCGGCGGATGAAGCATAAAAAACAGCTGAGGAAAAGTCAAGACGAACCCAAAGCCCCGGACGGACCGGAGAGCCCGCAGGGCAGCCCTCGCGGCTCtgaggccgccgccgccgccgccgccgccgccgccgaggccCGGCTGAGCCTGCCCGCCGGCCCCTTCGTGCTGACCGAGCCAGAGGACGAGGTGGACATTGGGGACGAAGGGGAGCTCAGCTCCGGGCCGCACGTGCTGTGA